From Sphingomonas hengshuiensis, one genomic window encodes:
- a CDS encoding pyruvate, water dikinase regulatory protein — protein sequence MRLHLHLLSDSTGETLENIAKAALAQFDDVETLRHFWPMVRSEAHLERILQEIAQNPGLVIFTLVNSTIRRTLETRCRAMGLPAIAPLDPVSHALSGLLGQEAKARPGRQHSLDAAYFARVDAIQFTIAHDDGIGAEDWEEADIVLAGVSRSSKTPTSIYLANRGYKAANIPIVVESPPPPELYTLKNPLIVGLTTSADRLVQIRRNRLLSLNQSPETDYVDQESVQREIAFARRMFADNGWPVIDVTRRSIEETAAAIIQLCNERTLRTRDA from the coding sequence GTGCGGCTCCATCTCCACCTCCTCTCCGATTCCACCGGAGAGACGCTGGAAAACATCGCCAAGGCTGCGCTGGCGCAGTTCGACGATGTCGAGACGCTGCGGCATTTCTGGCCGATGGTCCGCTCCGAGGCGCATCTGGAGCGCATCCTCCAGGAGATTGCGCAGAATCCGGGGCTGGTGATCTTCACCTTGGTCAACAGCACCATCCGCCGCACGCTTGAGACGCGGTGCCGCGCCATGGGCCTGCCCGCGATCGCGCCGCTCGATCCGGTGAGCCACGCGCTGTCGGGGCTGCTGGGGCAGGAAGCGAAGGCGCGGCCGGGGCGCCAGCATAGCCTCGACGCCGCTTATTTCGCGCGCGTCGATGCGATTCAGTTCACGATCGCGCATGACGACGGCATCGGTGCCGAGGATTGGGAGGAAGCCGATATCGTGCTGGCGGGGGTCTCGCGCTCGTCCAAGACGCCGACCTCGATCTATCTCGCCAATCGCGGATACAAGGCGGCGAACATCCCGATCGTCGTCGAATCGCCGCCGCCACCCGAATTGTACACGCTGAAAAACCCGCTGATCGTCGGGCTGACCACCAGCGCCGACCGGCTCGTCCAGATCCGGCGCAACCGGCTCTTGTCGCTCAACCAGAGCCCCGAGACCGATTATGTCGACCAGGAGTCGGTCCAGCGCGAGATCGCCTTTGCCCGGCGGATGTTCGCCGACAATGGCTGGCCGGTGATCGACGTAACGCGCCGCTCGATCGAGGAGACCGCGGCGGCGATCATCCAGCTGTGCAACGAGCGCACGCTGCGGACGCGCGACGCATGA
- a CDS encoding DUF6489 family protein, with product MKINVEVECTPEEARRFMGLPDLAPVHEKYVSMMVEAIDKQGSPEAFQAMIGSWAPMGEAGMNFWRGIFDAGAKSGN from the coding sequence ATGAAGATCAATGTCGAGGTCGAATGCACGCCGGAGGAGGCGCGCCGCTTCATGGGCCTCCCGGATCTCGCTCCGGTCCATGAGAAATATGTGTCGATGATGGTCGAGGCGATCGACAAACAGGGCAGCCCCGAGGCGTTTCAGGCGATGATCGGGAGCTGGGCGCCGATGGGCGAGGCGGGGATGAACTTCTGGCGCGGGATTTTCGACGCCGGGGCCAAGTCGGGGAACTGA
- the aroE gene encoding shikimate dehydrogenase, translated as MKHYAEVIGDPIAHSKSPAIHGFWLDALGIEAEYRAAHVLPEALGDYFAARRDDPNWRGCNITIPHKQAALDHVEDRGGVRESIGAINTVVRAEDGALVGTNTDAGGFYAPISAMDLEGGHAVVIGAGGAARAILFALSRVGIARVTILNRNVLKAAALLSHFGLKGDAVPLGSPLPPADLLVNASALGMTGQPPLVIDLSPLPEDAVVYDAVYAPLETALLAQARARDLATVDGLEMLIGQAALAFELFFGAEPPRDRDDALRALLLR; from the coding sequence ATGAAGCATTATGCAGAAGTGATCGGCGATCCGATCGCGCATTCCAAATCGCCGGCGATCCACGGATTCTGGCTCGATGCGCTGGGGATCGAGGCCGAATATCGTGCGGCGCATGTCCTGCCCGAGGCGCTGGGCGATTATTTCGCCGCGCGCCGCGACGACCCGAACTGGCGCGGGTGCAACATCACTATCCCGCACAAACAGGCCGCGCTCGACCATGTCGAGGATCGCGGCGGGGTGCGCGAGTCGATCGGGGCGATCAACACCGTCGTTCGTGCCGAGGATGGCGCGCTGGTCGGCACCAATACCGATGCCGGGGGATTTTATGCCCCGATTTCGGCGATGGACCTCGAGGGCGGCCATGCCGTCGTGATCGGCGCGGGCGGTGCGGCGCGCGCGATCCTGTTCGCGCTGTCGCGTGTCGGCATTGCGCGGGTGACGATCCTCAACCGCAATGTGCTCAAGGCCGCGGCGTTGCTGTCGCATTTCGGGCTGAAGGGCGATGCGGTGCCGCTGGGATCGCCGCTGCCGCCTGCCGATTTGCTCGTGAACGCCAGCGCATTGGGGATGACGGGCCAGCCGCCGCTGGTGATCGACTTGTCGCCGTTGCCCGAGGACGCCGTCGTCTATGACGCGGTCTATGCGCCGCTCGAAACCGCGTTGCTGGCGCAGGCGCGCGCGCGCGATCTCGCGACGGTCGACGGGCTGGAGATGCTGATCGGCCAGGCCGCGCTGGCGTTCGAGCTGTTCTTCGGCGCCGAGCCCCCGCGCGACCGCGACGACGCATTGCGCGCCTTGCTGCTGCGATGA
- the mnmE gene encoding tRNA uridine-5-carboxymethylaminomethyl(34) synthesis GTPase MnmE, whose protein sequence is MDTIYAVSSGAPPAAIAVLRISGARAFDAVRALAGRLPAPRRASLCSLRDPADSTLLDRALVLVFPSPETATGEDLAELHLHGGRAVVRAVERALAVLPGMRAAAAGEFTRRALAHGRLDLSEAEGLGDLLAAETESQRRVAIRSAEGGVRRAVEAWSAQTLDLAAQVEALLDHSDEDDVSAEALTLSALQAEARAIGQAIEAVTARPPVERLRDGLRVVLAGPPNAGKSTLLNALAGREAAIVSPVAGTTRDRIEVPLVRDGLAYVFTDTAGLSDAPGDAIEAIGIARAREALGGADLLLWLGDDAPPETPPGLWLHARADAPGRGVTQPGQVAVSAATGMGIDAVWEGLAELGGALVPPPDLIALNQRQRALCAAAGDALRRATGQDDLLLLAEELRTALRCFDAVTGRAGVEAMLDSLFARFCIGK, encoded by the coding sequence ATGGATACGATTTACGCGGTGTCGAGCGGTGCGCCGCCCGCCGCAATCGCTGTGCTGCGGATCAGCGGCGCGCGGGCATTCGATGCCGTGCGTGCGCTTGCCGGGCGACTGCCTGCGCCGCGCCGGGCGAGCCTGTGCAGCCTTCGCGATCCAGCGGATTCGACGTTGCTCGATCGCGCGCTGGTGCTGGTGTTTCCTAGCCCTGAAACCGCGACCGGCGAGGATCTGGCCGAGCTTCACCTCCACGGCGGGCGCGCGGTGGTGCGCGCGGTGGAACGCGCGCTCGCCGTACTACCAGGGATGCGCGCCGCGGCTGCGGGCGAGTTCACCCGGCGCGCGCTCGCGCATGGCCGGCTCGACCTGAGCGAAGCCGAGGGGCTGGGGGATCTGCTCGCCGCCGAAACCGAGAGCCAGCGGCGGGTGGCGATCCGGTCGGCCGAGGGCGGGGTTCGGCGCGCGGTGGAGGCGTGGTCGGCGCAAACGCTGGACCTCGCCGCGCAGGTCGAGGCGTTGCTCGACCATAGCGACGAGGATGATGTATCGGCGGAGGCGCTGACGCTGTCGGCGCTCCAGGCCGAAGCGCGCGCGATTGGGCAGGCGATCGAGGCCGTGACCGCGCGCCCCCCGGTCGAACGGCTTCGCGACGGGCTCCGCGTGGTGCTTGCGGGGCCGCCCAATGCCGGCAAGTCGACCTTGCTCAATGCGCTTGCCGGGCGCGAGGCGGCGATCGTCTCGCCTGTCGCCGGGACTACGCGGGATCGGATCGAAGTGCCGCTGGTGCGCGACGGTCTGGCCTATGTGTTCACCGACACCGCCGGGCTCTCGGATGCGCCCGGCGATGCGATTGAGGCGATCGGCATTGCCCGCGCGCGCGAGGCGCTGGGCGGTGCCGATCTGCTATTGTGGCTCGGCGACGATGCGCCGCCGGAGACACCGCCGGGGCTGTGGCTCCACGCCCGTGCCGATGCGCCCGGGCGCGGCGTCACGCAGCCAGGGCAGGTCGCGGTGTCGGCTGCCACTGGGATGGGGATCGATGCCGTGTGGGAAGGGCTGGCAGAGCTGGGCGGGGCGCTCGTCCCGCCGCCCGATCTGATCGCGCTCAACCAGCGCCAGCGCGCCCTCTGCGCCGCTGCTGGCGATGCATTGCGCCGTGCCACGGGGCAGGACGACCTGTTGCTACTGGCGGAGGAACTGCGCACCGCGCTGCGCTGTTTCGACGCCGTGACGGGGCGGGCAGGGGTCGAGGCGATGCTCGACAGCCTCTTCGCGCGGTTCTGCATCGGCAAATGA
- a CDS encoding methylated-DNA--[protein]-cysteine S-methyltransferase, translating to MSTYRGGCTPWAMYARDHALIATPIGIVRIEGDDALVHAIRIEAPGSVARAGCAAAVRDAHDQIAEWFAGSRKHFTLALAPAATDRGAVLRAGLVAVGYGETLSYGELAITLRSSARAVGQLCARNPFPIVVPCHRILGAGGALGAYSAGDGPVTKSWLLEHERRFSEGRLL from the coding sequence TTGAGCACGTATCGGGGCGGATGTACGCCTTGGGCCATGTATGCGCGCGACCATGCCCTGATCGCAACGCCCATCGGCATCGTCCGGATCGAGGGCGACGACGCGCTGGTCCATGCGATCCGGATCGAAGCGCCAGGCAGCGTGGCGCGCGCCGGGTGCGCCGCCGCGGTTCGCGACGCACATGACCAGATTGCGGAGTGGTTCGCGGGCTCCCGCAAGCACTTCACGCTGGCGCTGGCTCCCGCCGCAACCGATCGTGGGGCGGTGCTGCGGGCGGGACTGGTCGCGGTCGGCTATGGCGAGACGCTGAGCTATGGAGAGCTGGCGATCACACTTAGGTCTAGCGCCCGCGCGGTCGGCCAGCTTTGCGCGCGCAATCCCTTCCCGATCGTCGTGCCGTGCCATCGCATCCTCGGCGCGGGAGGTGCGTTGGGTGCCTATTCGGCGGGCGATGGCCCGGTCACCAAATCCTGGCTGCTCGAGCATGAGCGGCGCTTTTCCGAAGGACGTTTATTATGA
- a CDS encoding dienelactone hydrolase family protein yields the protein MNGMHPIAALDDSGSFDAYFAAPEGTPRAAIVVIQEIFGVNPGIRSKCDAWAAQGYLAVAPDLFWRIEPGVQLDPDVPEEFQTALGLMGKFDQALGIADIEATIRAARAELGGGKVGVVGYCLGGRLAFMAATRTDSDASVGYYAVGIDGLLDEKHAIANPVLLHIAGADHFVTPDIQAKMHEGLDDHPKVTLADYPGEDHGFATESGKRRSEAAAELADSRTATFFAEHLG from the coding sequence ATGAATGGGATGCACCCGATTGCCGCGCTCGACGACAGCGGCAGCTTCGACGCCTATTTCGCCGCGCCCGAGGGTACGCCGCGTGCGGCGATCGTGGTGATCCAGGAGATATTCGGGGTAAACCCCGGTATCCGCAGCAAGTGCGACGCCTGGGCCGCGCAGGGCTATCTCGCCGTCGCGCCCGACCTGTTTTGGCGGATCGAACCGGGCGTCCAGCTCGATCCCGATGTGCCGGAGGAGTTCCAGACGGCACTCGGGCTGATGGGCAAGTTCGACCAGGCGCTGGGCATCGCCGATATCGAAGCGACGATCCGCGCGGCGCGTGCCGAGCTGGGCGGCGGCAAGGTCGGCGTGGTCGGCTATTGCCTCGGCGGGCGGCTGGCGTTCATGGCGGCGACGCGGACCGACAGCGACGCGAGCGTCGGCTATTACGCCGTCGGGATCGACGGTCTGCTCGACGAGAAGCACGCCATCGCCAACCCGGTGCTGTTGCATATTGCCGGCGCCGACCATTTCGTGACGCCGGATATCCAGGCGAAGATGCACGAAGGGCTGGACGATCACCCCAAGGTCACGCTGGCCGACTATCCCGGCGAGGACCATGGCTTTGCGACCGAGAGCGGCAAGCGCCGGTCGGAAGCGGCGGCGGAGCTGGCGGACTCACGGACTGCCACGTTTTTCGCCGAGCATCTCGGCTGA
- a CDS encoding TerC family protein, with protein sequence MLDMILSAAASGVGSPLDIWHHIVADFSNLGDPAALAAFGSVLMIDLVLAGDNAIVVGALAAGLPAEQRKKVILIGIGAALILRIIFALAVSWLMGIVGLIFAGGLLLLWVSWKFWREIRHGAENAGSAEVSGDEHSGVRSARSFAGAAWAVAVADVSMSLDNVLAVAGAAREHPGILVVGLLLSVALMGLAANFIAKLIDRYRWIAYFGLAVIVFVAFKMIYEGWIGSGETPGITTLFS encoded by the coding sequence ATGCTCGACATGATCCTCAGCGCAGCCGCCTCCGGCGTTGGTTCCCCCCTCGATATCTGGCACCATATCGTTGCCGATTTCTCGAACCTCGGCGACCCCGCGGCGCTGGCCGCATTCGGGTCGGTGCTGATGATCGATCTGGTGCTGGCGGGCGACAATGCGATCGTCGTCGGGGCGCTGGCAGCTGGCCTTCCGGCAGAGCAGCGCAAGAAGGTCATCCTGATCGGCATCGGCGCCGCGCTGATCCTGCGGATTATCTTTGCGCTCGCGGTCAGCTGGCTGATGGGGATCGTGGGGCTGATCTTCGCGGGCGGGCTGTTGCTGCTCTGGGTGAGCTGGAAATTCTGGCGCGAGATTCGCCACGGTGCCGAAAATGCAGGCTCGGCCGAAGTCTCCGGGGACGAGCATTCGGGCGTCCGCTCGGCGCGCAGCTTTGCCGGTGCCGCCTGGGCCGTCGCGGTCGCCGATGTCTCGATGAGCCTCGACAACGTGCTCGCGGTCGCGGGTGCGGCGCGCGAGCATCCCGGCATCCTCGTCGTCGGGCTGCTGCTGTCGGTCGCGCTGATGGGTCTGGCCGCCAACTTCATCGCCAAGCTGATCGACCGCTATCGCTGGATCGCCTATTTCGGGCTGGCGGTGATCGTCTTCGTCGCGTTCAAGATGATCTATGAGGGCTGGATCGGCAGCGGCGAGACGCCGGGGATCACCACGCTGTTCAGCTGA
- the rho gene encoding transcription termination factor Rho, translating into MHLKDLKKTPPAELVSMAEDLGVEGASTLRKQDLLFAILKAQAENGEQIMGEGTIEVLPDGFGFLRSPQANYLAGPDDIYVSPNQVRKFGLRTGDTVEGEIRGPKDGERYFALTRLVSVNFDDPDAVRHRVNFDNLTPLYPDEKLTLDPQDPTVKDKSARVIDIISPQGKGQRALIVAPPRVGKTVLLQNIAKAITDNHPEVFLIVLLIDERPEEVTDMQRSVKGEVISSTFDEPAQRHVQVSEMVIEKAKRLVEHKKDVVILLDSITRLGRAYNTVVPSSGKVLTGGVDANALQRPKRFFGAARNIEEGGSLSIIATALIDTGSRMDEVIFEEFKGTGNSEIVLDRKVADKRIFPALDVGKSGTRKEELLVDKNKLSKMWVLRRILMQMGTIDAMEFLLDKMKDSKTNEDFFDSMNQ; encoded by the coding sequence ATGCACCTCAAGGACCTCAAGAAAACCCCGCCCGCAGAACTGGTCTCGATGGCCGAGGATCTGGGTGTCGAGGGTGCGTCGACGCTGCGCAAGCAGGATCTGCTGTTCGCCATCCTCAAGGCCCAGGCCGAGAATGGCGAGCAGATCATGGGTGAGGGCACGATCGAAGTGCTCCCCGACGGCTTCGGCTTCCTGCGCAGCCCGCAGGCCAATTATCTCGCCGGCCCCGACGACATCTATGTCTCGCCCAACCAGGTCCGCAAATTCGGGCTGCGCACCGGTGACACCGTTGAAGGCGAAATCCGCGGGCCGAAGGACGGCGAACGCTATTTCGCGCTGACGCGGCTGGTGTCGGTCAATTTCGACGATCCCGACGCCGTCCGCCACCGCGTCAATTTCGACAATCTGACGCCGCTCTATCCCGACGAAAAGCTGACGCTCGATCCGCAGGACCCCACGGTCAAGGACAAGTCGGCGCGCGTGATCGACATCATCAGCCCGCAGGGCAAGGGCCAGCGCGCGCTGATCGTCGCGCCGCCGCGCGTCGGCAAGACCGTGCTGCTCCAGAACATCGCCAAGGCGATCACCGACAACCATCCCGAAGTCTTCCTGATCGTGCTGCTGATCGACGAGCGGCCCGAGGAAGTGACGGACATGCAGCGTTCGGTGAAGGGCGAGGTCATTTCCTCTACCTTTGACGAGCCTGCCCAGCGCCACGTCCAAGTATCTGAAATGGTTATCGAAAAGGCAAAGCGCCTGGTCGAGCACAAGAAGGATGTCGTCATCCTGCTCGATTCGATCACCCGGCTCGGCCGTGCCTACAACACCGTCGTCCCCAGCTCGGGCAAGGTGCTGACCGGCGGCGTCGATGCCAATGCGCTGCAGCGCCCGAAGCGCTTCTTCGGCGCCGCGCGCAACATCGAAGAGGGCGGCTCGCTGTCGATCATCGCCACCGCGCTGATCGACACCGGCAGCCGGATGGACGAAGTCATCTTCGAAGAGTTCAAGGGCACCGGCAATTCCGAAATCGTGCTCGACCGCAAGGTGGCGGACAAGCGCATCTTCCCGGCGCTCGACGTCGGCAAGTCGGGCACCCGCAAGGAAGAGCTGCTCGTCGACAAGAACAAGCTGTCCAAGATGTGGGTGCTCCGCCGCATCCTGATGCAGATGGGCACGATCGACGCGATGGAGTTCCTGCTCGACAAGATGAAGGATTCGAAGACCAACGAGGATTTCTTCGACTCGATGAACCAGTAG
- a CDS encoding CopD family protein translates to MTGFLGGAYLWVKAFHIVFVIYWMAGLFLLPRYLVHHQEALGSPQAADWARREAMLRRMILTPSLVVVWALGLMLAVNLGLLDGQPGLGWLHGKLLLVVALSGYHGWAVGYSKKLARGQGAISSRHLRMLNEVPALAAVLIVVLAVVKPF, encoded by the coding sequence ATGACCGGGTTCCTGGGCGGCGCCTATCTATGGGTGAAGGCGTTCCACATCGTCTTCGTGATCTACTGGATGGCGGGACTGTTCCTGCTCCCGCGTTATCTGGTCCACCATCAGGAGGCGCTGGGAAGCCCGCAGGCGGCCGATTGGGCGCGGCGCGAGGCGATGTTGCGCCGGATGATCCTGACGCCCTCGCTGGTGGTCGTATGGGCTCTGGGGCTCATGCTGGCCGTCAATCTCGGGCTGCTCGATGGGCAGCCGGGGCTCGGGTGGTTGCACGGGAAGTTGCTGCTGGTCGTCGCGCTCAGCGGCTATCATGGCTGGGCAGTCGGCTATTCGAAGAAGCTGGCGCGGGGGCAGGGGGCGATTTCGTCGCGGCATCTGCGCATGCTGAATGAGGTCCCGGCGCTCGCGGCGGTGCTGATTGTCGTGCTCGCGGTGGTCAAACCCTTCTAA
- a CDS encoding Maf family protein translates to MRLVLASQSASRRAMLSAAGVPHEAAAALVDEESAKDSLIAGGITPRDLSDALAELKSRKLSGMHPTALVLGCDSVVALDDGSLLDKPTSRDEAREHLRRMSGGHHDLFSAAVISEGGRAVWRHVDRARMHVRTLSDSFIDGYLDAEWPAIAGCVGCYRMEGPGVQLFSRIEGSHFTILGLPMLPLLDYLRVRGVLTA, encoded by the coding sequence ATGAGGTTGGTTCTCGCCTCGCAAAGCGCATCGCGCCGGGCGATGCTGTCGGCAGCGGGCGTGCCGCATGAAGCCGCGGCGGCGCTGGTCGACGAGGAGTCGGCGAAGGACTCGCTGATCGCCGGGGGAATCACCCCGCGCGACCTGTCCGATGCGCTCGCTGAACTGAAGTCGCGCAAGCTGTCGGGGATGCATCCGACCGCATTGGTGCTGGGGTGCGATTCGGTCGTCGCGCTCGACGATGGCAGCCTGCTCGACAAGCCCACGAGCCGCGACGAGGCGCGCGAGCATCTGCGGCGGATGTCGGGCGGGCACCATGACTTGTTCAGCGCGGCGGTGATTTCCGAAGGCGGTCGCGCGGTGTGGCGGCATGTCGATCGCGCGCGAATGCATGTCCGGACGCTGTCGGACTCGTTCATCGACGGCTATCTCGACGCCGAATGGCCGGCGATTGCGGGCTGTGTCGGCTGTTACCGGATGGAGGGTCCGGGGGTGCAATTGTTCAGCCGCATCGAGGGAAGCCATTTCACGATATTGGGACTGCCGATGCTGCCGTTGCTCGATTATCTGCGCGTGCGTGGAGTGCTGACCGCATGA
- the coaE gene encoding dephospho-CoA kinase (Dephospho-CoA kinase (CoaE) performs the final step in coenzyme A biosynthesis.), with product MIVLGLTGSIGMGKSTVARMFAEAGVPVFDADAEVHRLQGPGGALVAAIEAEFPDTTGPEGVDRTMLGEAVFGDPAAFARLEALVHPAVAAARAAFLADNAAAPLVVLDVPLLFEAGGWQSVDKIAVVSAPAEVQRARVLARPGMTEARFDSIVARQMPDAEKRARADYVIPTGTSLEDTREHVASLIACLSAPGGG from the coding sequence ATGATCGTGCTGGGGCTCACCGGCTCGATCGGCATGGGCAAGTCGACCGTCGCGCGGATGTTTGCCGAGGCGGGGGTGCCGGTGTTCGACGCCGATGCCGAGGTCCATCGGCTCCAGGGGCCGGGCGGCGCGCTGGTCGCGGCGATCGAGGCCGAATTTCCCGATACCACCGGGCCCGAGGGCGTCGACCGCACGATGCTGGGCGAGGCGGTGTTCGGCGATCCTGCGGCCTTTGCCCGGCTCGAGGCGCTGGTCCATCCCGCCGTCGCCGCCGCGCGCGCCGCATTTCTTGCGGACAATGCCGCGGCACCGTTGGTCGTGCTCGACGTGCCGCTGCTGTTCGAGGCCGGCGGGTGGCAATCGGTCGACAAGATCGCGGTCGTCTCGGCCCCCGCCGAGGTCCAGCGCGCCCGCGTCCTCGCCCGGCCGGGGATGACCGAGGCGCGGTTCGACTCGATCGTCGCGCGGCAGATGCCCGATGCGGAGAAGCGCGCCCGCGCCGATTACGTGATTCCGACGGGCACCAGCCTGGAGGATACGCGCGAACACGTAGCGTCGCTGATCGCTTGCCTCTCCGCCCCGGGAGGAGGATAA
- the hemE gene encoding uroporphyrinogen decarboxylase, translated as MTDSTPKPLLAALRGERQPVPPIWLMRQAGRYLPEYRALRAEKGGFLALALDPDAAAEITLQPIRRFGMDGAILFSDILMVPWALGQELWFEAGEGPRLAPTIDGRDALDTLGPVDPAKLQPIYDTVARVAAALPPATTFLGFAGSPWTVATYMIAGAGSKDQGKARELAYSDPVTMQALVDRIVDLTVDYLALQIASGVEAVQLFDSWAGSLSPRQFEQWVIAPNAAIVARLHERCPGTPVIGFPKGAGAKLVDYVAGVRPDAVGLDETVDPAWADAVLPAGLPVQGNLDPLALMAGGTALDDGIDRILSAFADRPHVFNLGHGIGQFTPIAHVEHLLARLRGGAR; from the coding sequence CTGACTGACTCGACTCCCAAGCCGTTGCTCGCAGCCCTTCGCGGCGAACGCCAGCCGGTCCCCCCGATCTGGCTGATGCGCCAGGCCGGCCGCTATCTCCCCGAATATCGCGCATTGCGGGCCGAGAAGGGCGGATTCCTGGCCCTCGCGCTCGATCCCGACGCCGCGGCGGAGATCACGCTCCAGCCGATCCGCCGGTTCGGGATGGACGGCGCGATCCTGTTCTCCGACATATTGATGGTGCCCTGGGCGCTGGGGCAGGAATTATGGTTCGAGGCGGGGGAGGGGCCGCGGCTCGCGCCGACGATCGACGGGCGCGACGCGCTCGATACGCTCGGGCCCGTGGACCCGGCCAAGCTCCAGCCGATTTACGACACCGTTGCGCGGGTCGCAGCGGCACTGCCGCCCGCGACGACGTTCCTGGGTTTTGCGGGATCGCCCTGGACGGTCGCGACCTATATGATCGCAGGCGCAGGGTCGAAGGACCAGGGCAAGGCGCGAGAACTGGCCTATAGCGATCCGGTGACGATGCAGGCGCTGGTCGACCGCATCGTCGACCTGACCGTCGACTATCTGGCATTGCAGATCGCATCCGGGGTCGAGGCGGTCCAGCTGTTCGACAGCTGGGCGGGCAGCCTGTCGCCGCGCCAGTTCGAACAATGGGTGATCGCGCCCAATGCCGCGATCGTCGCACGGCTGCACGAACGCTGCCCGGGGACGCCGGTGATCGGCTTTCCGAAGGGCGCGGGGGCGAAGCTGGTCGACTATGTCGCCGGCGTGCGGCCCGATGCGGTCGGGCTCGACGAGACGGTGGACCCGGCCTGGGCCGATGCCGTGCTGCCGGCGGGGTTGCCGGTGCAGGGTAATCTCGATCCGCTGGCGCTGATGGCCGGGGGAACCGCGCTAGACGACGGAATCGACCGCATCCTGTCGGCGTTCGCCGATCGCCCGCATGTCTTCAACCTCGGGCATGGCATCGGCCAGTTCACGCCGATCGCGCATGTCGAGCATCTGCTCGCGCGGTTGCGCGGGGGCGCGCGATGA